One part of the Anopheles merus strain MAF chromosome 3L, AmerM5.1, whole genome shotgun sequence genome encodes these proteins:
- the LOC121599017 gene encoding uncharacterized protein LOC121599017, whose protein sequence is MNGQAQKRKASFDHSATAENNGSIPSASKISRPSDENEAKGTSSYHGMFYHLQLGMIILLRAFNLHCERQLSKFEITMENKDGGKFDDIVLHYENATVPKGTVYIQAKHKVPVGKLKCITHHDLLSGPTSKGPYSIPTYFASYLELQHRREDASEHNANALKAPHRYVLCTNVKVDDKVTIIVPLAQPSADGISPLLESIGGKSYIINQQNNTIQNRLRKTSLEELGKMLASCIKDKKEINGEDCYIFQLYSDLIAACVEKVKPGVYKLIEQPQSTAGKTLAGMLQTSLGSKKDKSNAPKEKPEVANILIASSFEKLFSNSRVDEPYGKVDAMIQQFSDKFLLVCGTKNDTELLEQALELMPPWVNDKKDKFENLQNILLHALRENPRDDINLENIKKKFIELKVNDSYCKIEEFTKRYLDSESNLYSTIALEPCSLRSLKIHNFFNENSCDRIHRYYTTANMKMSSVIVQQTAQLLDYNCLIVDSTGGQFKDNLCTVLSDVMKFISEVGLSTYTIITILGALDEELFANIENYARADIIKLIVIEQVAENDPPEDCLLVSDLTKESREQLFERYKQLFLFETTIALNQIVRKTDSLSMLCKVLDRYGHQIDQNEVKNINQRNFQTISSWFIPRTLQPYNDDETKSENSVVESKLRFDGFHGNYSEKPSFDSLILPGQDTVERLDLAITSQASLICQMPYKFSDQSKVHIILDDAGCGKTSYFTWLASHLSRNDPSLCVIRMHAFKYSADFNELQKAHLTSLDDTTTIRILLRLFQLTLFATTVSILSAYESNEIRNQAKQTAQILAVSGGKVALDDGTATTLSLSVEQLLVVRLFVEKLNSSQFVIIFDGFDEIAPHYKDFVMSYLGRLATFAGIYKLYISSRPYNFIAELKKTFHNCEIYQLSPFSMTDQLNLLYNYLWRMSADWKKCNKNDRYRVLYLLYVLNFRSMSKLMSTPLFLHMRCAMLLPILERYVDFSSRTVERAISDQQYIDQLQLVTNFVEQKLQILNADKCGTTDTALLIPALQQLTLSANKDRKEKLKLFAILTLFDEEERKRLLSNEEQLLVTSYIKEILQGSEKTGIVLGVLDDIPQFGHRIFAEYFAACWLFGNKDRFREVDFFRSRSYWTDEFSLLRDFFDRMVLRESIGCELHMAVLNRSNAQVDDILHNSPVAVEKKDALGRLPLHLAVVDKRLDTIEQLLENLSEESINVKDGLLGWSALDYAFVFGKIRMILTLLKHKAIVHEQTLLELTVASKLGGLLTHADLCGQCLNAYEHTKMFAESFHRRVVEYLLNEKRVDIFHPQVDLHDASIVEAMIVDNMQDLFKQFVIQSRGKIEEAKFIALLEKPGIYRTHDTTMIIASELNVSLPKAVDNEAIIGTLKFAIERKNMNSFILLFKQLCFNLNIHTVEDMEDIPSVAEEESNLPPMIVDICSSFCCINQSGDETVAQGDVIESLLIYAVREGNLHVIRYIACKTNTIIQNELIRTIMHWLVKLKRNLSHERCIPAFKYLLHQSIDLHSIDNEGSNLLHWTAQNGCVFMLHCLIDKGFDLSEMNSTNGWNAFHYVAFFRDDTWAGNQRKYKLLEYIMEAYQVDWFGLLTSMFDPNKFGSLAVSLSPNQHSQYKNIVTESQVCLMAMFVLFDKPTRSELLTSDELRDGDQCLQDIEKASDLTGIVQGVRDGIPQFCHRIFAEYFAACWLFDNKDRFRKGSFFRSSSYWTDQFSRMRDFFDRMVLKESIYCELHMAVLNQSEEKVLDVLFIMHYAFAYENNESIDILLDLQATVDENVLVEQTVANDLRDLLNHAHICFKCLETHDYTKLASDRFQTSLAKYLIDEKRVDIFSPLPDLQNVSVLHEIVRCNIYVLFEQIVLQLSDKIPQETLIAVFEVALKYRAINIATIIASELNDSLLKEVDNETLIDTVKCAIKNTNMKALIVLFQQLCINLNIHTVEDMEESMHCDVENDCDLSFVDVNHYPSNCCIPNHSLCFEDEPRPERDVIKRLLIYALKEVIYR, encoded by the coding sequence ATGAATGGACAAGCGCAAAAACGGAAAGCGTCATTTGACCATAGTGCAACAGCTGAAAACAATGGCTCGATACCGTCAGCCAGCAAAATCTCAAGACCATCGGATGAAAACGAAGCCAAGGGAACGTCTTCCTATCATGGTATGTTTTACCACCTACAACTAGGAATGATTATACTTCTTCGAGCTTTCAATCTACACTGTGAACGACAACTATCAAAATTCGAGATCACGATGGAAAACAAGGATGGTGGCAAGTTCGACGACATAGTCCTGCACTACGAAAATGCAACTGTACCCAAGGGTACTGTTTACATTCAAGCTAAACATAAAGTTCCAGTGGGAAAGTTGAAGTGTATTACACATCATGATTTACTTAGTGGACCTACTTCAAAGGGTCCCTATTCCATCCCTACCTACTTTGCGTCATATCTGGAGCTTCAACACCGCCGTGAGGATGCATCTGAGCACAATGCTAACGCCTTGAAAGCGCCCCATAGGTACGTCCTGTGTACTAACGTAAAGGTAGATGATAAGGTTACGATAATTGTACCTCTAGCACAACCATCTGCTGACGGCATCTCACCTTTGCTAGAAAGTATCGGTGGAAAAAGTTACATCATaaatcagcaaaacaataccatacaaaataggctaagaaaaaCCAGTTTGGAAGAGCTAGGAAAGATGCTTGCATCTTGCATCAAAGACAAAAAGGAAATTAATGGGGAAGATTGCTATATCTTTCAACTGTACAGTGATTTAATTGCAGCCTGCGTTGAAAAGGTTAAGCCGGGCGTATACAAGTTGATCGAACAGCCACAAAGTACTGCAGGAAAAACCCTTGCAGGGATGCTTCAGACTTCTCTAGGAAGTAAAAAAGACAAATCAAATGCACCGAAAGAGAAACCCGAAGTGGCAAACATTTTGATAGCAAGCAGTTTTGAGAAACTGTTTTCCAACTCACGAGTTGATGAGCCGTATGGAAAAGTTGACGCTATGATTCAACAATTTAGTGACAAGTTCTTGTTAGTGTGCGGTACAAAAAATGATACAGAGCTGCTGGAACAAGCGCTTGAGCTGATGCCACCGTGGGTCAATGATAAGAAAGATAAGTTTGAAAATCTACAAAACATACTCCTTCACGCTCTGAGAGAAAATCCACGTGATGATATAAATCtcgaaaacattaaaaagaaGTTCATAGAACTAAAAGTAAACGATAGTTACTGTAAGATTGAAGAGTTTACCAAGCGATATTTAGACAGCGAAAGCAATTTGTATTCAACCATTGCTTTAGAACCTTGCTCTCTCAGGAGTCTTAAAATTCATAATTTCTTTAATGAAAATTCATGCGATCGTATTCATCGATATTATACCACAGCTAACATGAAAATGAGTTCAGTGATTGTGCAACAAACGGCACAGCTGCTTGACTACAACTGTCTAATTGTAGATAGTACAGGTGGTCAATTCAAAGACAACTTGTGTACTGTTCTTTCAGATGTGATGAAGTTTATTTCTGAGGTCGGACTATCTACTTATACTATTATAACGATTCTTGGCGCATTGGACGAAGAGCTATTTGCCAATATTGAGAATTATGCAAGAGCCGATATAATTAAACTCATCGTCATTGAACAAGTTGCTGAAAATGATCCACCAGAAGATTGTTTATTAGTTAGTGATCTTACCAAGGAGTCAAGGGAACAGCTTTTTGAGCGATATAAACAGTTGTTTCTCTTTGAAACAACAATCGCTCTCAATCAGATTGTGCGAAAAACGGATTCGTTGAGCATGTTATGCAAAGTTCTGGATAGATATGGTCATCAAATCGATCAAAATGAGgttaaaaacataaatcaacGGAACTTTCAAACGATCAGCTCATGGTTCATTCCGCGTACTCTACAGCCAtataatgatgatgaaacaAAGTCAGAAAATAGTGTCGTAGAATCGAAACTTCGATTTGATGGCTTTCATGGAAACTATTCTGAGAAACCATCTTTTGATAGTTTAATACTTCCTGGACAAGATACAGTTGAAAGGTTGGATTTGGCCATCACATCACAAGCAAGTCTCATCTGCCAAATGCCGTACAAGTTTAGTGACCAATCGAAAGTGCACATCATTCTAGATGATGCGGGGTGTGGAAAGACCTCCTATTTTACCTGGCTTGCGTCACACTTATCGCGCAACGATCCCTCTTTGTGTGTGATTCGTATGCATGCTTTTAAGTATTCTGCGGATTTCAACGAATTGCAGAAAGCACACCTCACATCTTTGGATGATACAACCACAATAAGGATCCTGTTACGTCTATTTCAACTGACGCTGTTTGCAACTACTGTAAGCATTCTATCTGCCTATGAATCGAATGAAATTAGAAACCAGGCCAAGCAAACGGCTCAAATTTTAGCAGTTTCGGGCGGAAAAGTAGCGCTTGACGATGGTACGGCCACCACGTTGTCGCTGAGTGTAGAACAATTGCTAGTGGTCCGGTTGTTTGTGGAAAAGCTCAACTCATCGCAATTTGTTATCATTTTTGATGGATTTGATGAAATTGCCCCACATTATAAGGATTTTGTGATGTCGTATTTGGGCAGACTGGCGACTTTTGCTGGAATTTATAAGTTGTATATCTCCTCAAGGCCATACAATTTCATAGCGGAATTGAAGAAAACATTCCATAACTGTGAGATATACCAGCTAAGCCCGTTCTCAATGACAGATCAACTAAATCTCTTATACAATTATCTTTGGCGCATGTCAGCTGATtggaaaaaatgcaacaaaaacgaCCGTTATCGTGTGTTGTATCTTTTGTATGTTCTAAACTTCAGAAGTATGAGCAAATTAATGTCTACACCCTTGTTTTTACACATGAGATGTGCGATGCTGTTACCAATACTGGAGCGGTATGTCGATTTTTCTAGCCGAACTGTTGAAAGAGCGATAAGCGACCAACAGTACATAGATCAACTTCAATTAGTAACAAATTTTGTCGAACAAAAGCTACAAATATTGAACGCAGATAAATGTGGCACAACCGATACAGCGCTACTCATTCCTGCTCTGCAGCAACTAACTTTGTCAGCTAACAAGGATCGCAAAGAAAAGCTAAAGCTGTTTGCGATTCTTACCCTTTTTGATGAGGAAGAACGAAaacggctgttgtcaaacgAAGAACAACTGTTAGTCACCAGCTACATAAAGGAAATACTTCAGGGAAGTGAAAAGACTGGAATTGTTTTAGGTGTCCTAGATGACATTCCGCAGTTCGGCCATCGAATATTTGCAGAGTACTTCGCCGCTTGTTGGTTGTTTGGCAATAAGGATCGATTCAGGGAAGTAGATTTTTTCCGATCGAGATCCTACTGGACGGACGAATTTTCTCTACTGCGAGACTTTTTCGATCGAATGGTTTTAAGGGAAAGCATTGGTTGTGAACTGCACATGGCTGTGCTCAACCGATCGAACGCACAGGTGGATGATATACTTCACAACAGTCCTGTAGCAGTCGAGAAGAAGGATGCTCTTGGACGTTTACCATTACACTTGGCTGTTGTGGATAAACGTTTAGACACCATCGAACAGTTACTGGAAAACTTATCAGAAGAATCAATCAATGTGAAGGATGGGCTTTTAGGCTGGAGTGCATTAGATTATGCGTTTGTTTTTGGGAAAATCAGAATGATTCTCACGCTGTTAAAACATAAGGCGATAGTGCATGAGCAAACCTTACTTGAACTAACAGTTGCAAGTAAATTAGGTGGTCTATTAACCCATGCAGATCTATGTGGACAATGTTTGAACGCTTATGAACATACCAAAATGTTCGCAGAAAGCTTTCATCGAAGAGTGGTCGAGTATTTGCTCAACGAAAAACGTGTTGACATATTCCATCCTCAGGTTGATCTACACGACGCATCGATCGTAGAGGCAATGATAGTAGATAACATGCAagatttatttaaacaattcgTCATTCAATCGAGAGGAAAGATTGAGGAAGCCAAATTCATAGCATTGTTGGAAAAGCCAGGCATATATCGAACACACGATACGACAATGATTATTGCGAGTGAGTTAAACGTTTCTCTTCCAAAGGCAGTTGATAATGAAGCAATAATTGGTACTCTGAAGTTTGCCATTGAGAGAAAAAACATGAACTcctttattttacttttcaaaCAACTCTGCTTTAATCTAAATATTCACACAGTTGAAGATATGGAAGACATACCCAGTGTTGCTGAAGAAGAAAGTAATTTACCACCTATGATTGTAGATATATGTTCCTCTTTCTGTTGTATCAATCAATCCGGAGATGAAACTGTTGCTCAAGGAGATGTAATCGAAAGTCTACTAATTTACGCAGTGCGAGAAGGTAACCTACACGTAATCAGGTACATTGCTTGCAAGACTAACACCATCATCCAGAACGAGCTTATTCGAACCATCATGCACTGGTTAGTGAAGTTGAAGAGAAACCTTTCTCATGAAAGATGTATACCTGCATTCAAATACCTCCTGCATCAATCAATCGATCTGCACTCCATCGACAATGAAGGGAGCAACCTTCTTCATTGGACGGCTCAAAACGGTTGTGTTTTCATGTTGCACTGCTTGATTGACAAAGGATTTGATTTGTCGGAAATGAATTCAACTAACGGATGGAATGCATTTCATTACGTTGCTTTCTTTAGGGATGACACATGGGCTGGAAACCAGCGAAAATACAAATTATTGGAATACATTATGGAAGCTTATCAAGTGGATTGGTTCGGTCTCTTGACAAGTATGTTCGATCCAAACAAGTTTGGCAGCCTCGCTGTGAGCCTTTCTCCTAATCAACACAGCCAGTATAAGAATATTGTGACCGAATCACAAGTCTGTTTGATGgcgatgtttgttttgtttgacaaACCAACGAGATCTGAGCTGCTTACTTCGGACGAACTACGCGATGGTGATCAATGCTTGCAGGACATTGAAAAGGCTTCAGATCTTACAGGAATAGTACAAGGAGTTCGAGATGGGATTCCTCAGTTCTGTCATAGAATTTTTGCGGAGTACTTTGCTGCTTGTTGGCTGTTTGATAACAAGGATCGATTCAGAAAAGGATCCTTTTTCCGATCCAGCTCCTACTGGACGGACCAATTTTCTCGAATGCGAGACTTTTTCGATCGAATGGTTTTAAAGGAAAGCATTTACTGTGAACTTCACATGGCGGTACTCAACCAATCGGAAGAAAAGGTGCTTGATGTGCTTTTCATTATGCATTATGCTTTTGCCTATGAAAATAATGAATCGATTGACATTCTATTAGATCTTCAAGCTACTGTAGATGAGAATGTCTTGGTCGAACAAACAGTGGCAAATGACTTAAGAGATTTATTGAACCATGCACATATCTGCTTCAAATGTTTAGAGACACATGATTATACCAAACTGGCTTCAGATCGCTTTCAAACTAGCTTAGCAAAGTATTTGATCGACGAAAAACGTGTTGACATATTTTCGCCCCTGCCTGATTTGCAAAATGTATCGGTCTTACACGAAATCGTAAGGTGTAATATATATGTATTATTTGAACAAATAGTATTACAATTAAGTGATAAAATTCCGCAAGAAACATTAATTGCGGTTTTTGAAGTAGCATTAAAGTATCGAGCTATCAATATTGCAACGATTATTGCAAGTGAGTTAAACGATTCTCTGCTTAAAGAAGTGGATAATGAAACACTTATTGATACTGTTAAATGTGCtattaaaaatacaaatatgaaAGCATTGATCGTACTCTTTCAACAACTCTGCATTAATCTAAATATTCACACAGTAGAAGATATGGAAGAGTCGATGCACTGTGATGTGGAAAATGATTGTGACTTGTCGTTTGTGGATGTAAATCACTATCCCTCTAACTGCTGTATTCCAAATCATTCCCTATGTTTTGAAGATGAACCGCGCCCTGAACGAGATGTAATCAAACGTCTACTAATTTACGCACTAAAGGAGGTAATTTACAGGTAA